A window of Suncus etruscus isolate mSunEtr1 chromosome 4, mSunEtr1.pri.cur, whole genome shotgun sequence contains these coding sequences:
- the LOC126006921 gene encoding apolipoprotein L3-like, which yields MNSERSIFIENVIHYILNAADKKDLQFLLSQDKEWRKFVADTNLSREEAQALREGLLQQKAPTGIEFKDLPHVSQGYRERFLRLYPQVKKEVETLIAQFRALADKADQIHRDSNISYLVADTASLISGILGIVGLGLAPMTAGVSLALAATSLGMNVAAAATKATTSIVENTKMSSIEAEAKLKGSSLANFDDMLTELIADCCNRVDTCGSSQDFCCRVARHIRAMSAMSSAQNLELASNITAESSNLVQSVFGGIVKEVIRGDRFFVGTATGLSILVDICSIVHDSKQLLSGAKVESAERLRQRAQALEEMLEELKRVQERLS from the exons ATGAACTCAG AGAGAAGCATCTTCATTGAGAATGTCATCCATTATATCTTGAATGCAGCGGACAAGAAGGATCTGCAGTTCCTGTTGAGTCAAGATAAAGAGTGGAGGAAATTTGTTGCTGACACTAACTTGTCCAG GGAAGAAGCACAGGCATTGCGTGAAGGTCTACTGCAGCAGAAAGCACCCACAGGCATAGAATTCAAAGACTTGCCCCATGTTAGTCAGGGGTACAGGGAGAGATTTCTAAGATTATATCCCCAGGTCAAAAAGGAAGTTGAAACACTCATAGCTCAGTTCCGAGCCCTGGCAGACAAGGCTGACCAGATCCACAGGGACTCAAACATCTCCTACCTGGTGGCTGACACCGCCAGCCTCATCTCAGGCATCTTGGGTATCGTAGGCTTAGGCCTCGCTCCTATGACAGCTGGTGTTAGCCTGGCATTGGCAGCAACAAGTCTGGGCATGAATGTAGCAGCAGCAGCCACCAAGGCCACTACCAGTATCGTTGAAAACACAAAAATGTCATCCATAGAAGCGGAGGCCAAGCTCAAGGGATCATCCTTGGCTAATTTTGATGACATGCTCACGGAATTGATAGCGGATTGCTGCAACAGGGTAGACACTTGCGGAAGCAGCCAGGATTTCTGCTGTCGTGTTGCGCGGCACATTCGTGCAATGAGTGCAatgagcagtgctcagaatttagaGTTAGCGTCCAACATCACAGCTGAAAGCAGCAACTTGGTACAGAGTGTGTTTGGAGGCATTGTCAAGGAAGTGATAAGGGGAGACCGGTTCTTCGTTGGGACCGCCACAGGCCTCTCGATCCTAGTGGATATTTGCAGCATTGTTCATGACTCAAAGCAGTTACTTAGTGGGGCAAAGGTAGAGTCAGCTGAGAGACTGAGGCAGAGAGCCCAGGCGCTGGAAGAGATGTTGGAGGAGCTGAAGCGAGTTCAAGAGAGGCTGTCCTAG